The proteins below come from a single Pandoraea apista genomic window:
- a CDS encoding LysR family transcriptional regulator, with protein sequence MSVQKNTGRMPLESARLQWDDIRYFLELARVGSLSGAARQLSVEHSTVARRVEALEQSLGVRLFDRLPKGWSLTPEGETLAKQAARLDDEAQAFSRAAVGVSSLKGTVRLSAPPVLASHLLVPRLADIRARWSNIDLEVIGESRDANLARGEADLAIRLSRPTAPGLVARCIGKMGYGLYAADGYTARPPSEWEFLGYDESLDQVPQQRWLNQTAGDRRFVFRSNDLAALLHAARAGLGIAALPTFLAAQDPGLCLLTDHTCSTVRQLWLVMHPDVKRSPRVRLIADLLVELVSRTPELSLEAPEGLRAL encoded by the coding sequence ATGAGTGTGCAAAAAAACACAGGACGAATGCCCTTGGAAAGCGCGCGCCTCCAATGGGACGACATCCGATATTTCCTTGAACTGGCCCGCGTCGGGAGCCTCTCGGGAGCGGCACGGCAACTGAGCGTTGAACATTCGACGGTTGCACGGCGAGTCGAAGCCCTGGAACAGTCGTTGGGGGTCAGGCTGTTCGATCGGCTGCCGAAGGGTTGGTCGCTCACACCGGAAGGGGAAACGTTGGCGAAGCAGGCCGCGCGTCTCGACGACGAAGCGCAAGCCTTTTCGCGGGCGGCCGTGGGCGTATCGTCGCTGAAGGGCACCGTGCGCCTGTCGGCTCCGCCAGTGCTGGCGAGCCACCTTCTGGTGCCTCGGCTGGCCGACATACGAGCGCGGTGGTCCAACATCGATCTGGAGGTGATAGGGGAGTCGCGCGACGCGAATCTGGCGCGCGGCGAAGCCGATCTCGCCATTCGTCTGTCGAGACCCACCGCGCCGGGCCTGGTCGCGCGGTGTATCGGGAAGATGGGGTATGGCCTTTACGCTGCCGACGGCTATACGGCGCGGCCACCGTCGGAATGGGAGTTCCTCGGCTATGACGAGAGCCTCGATCAAGTGCCGCAGCAGCGTTGGCTCAATCAAACGGCGGGAGACCGCCGCTTTGTCTTTCGGAGTAACGATCTGGCCGCGTTACTCCATGCGGCCCGGGCAGGGTTGGGGATTGCAGCGCTCCCGACGTTTCTCGCCGCACAGGACCCTGGCTTGTGCTTGCTAACGGATCACACTTGCTCGACCGTGCGACAGCTTTGGCTCGTCATGCACCCGGATGTCAAACGCTCGCCACGTGTCCGGCTCATCGCCGATCTGCTTGTCGAGCTGGTCAGCCGGACCCCGGAGCTATCGCTGGAAGCGCCGGAGGGGCTGCGCGCGCTCTAG
- a CDS encoding amino acid permease, with translation MFKAFSFSFLLFFLHIFHLRNTTLARPKHEQHRDGGEAGAPAPSELRRTLSARHLTMIAVGGSIGTGLFVASGATIAQAGPGGALLGYVLIGLMVYFLMTSLGELAAAMPVSGSFSTYGARYVDEGFGFALGWNYWYNWAVTVAVDLVAAQLVMAYWFPSVPGVYWSALFLAITFGLNALSARGFGEAEFWFALIKVFAVLAFVAMGVMMLLGIIRGGESGGVANWTVGDAPFAGGFAALIGVAMVVGFSFQGTELIGIAAGESKDPARNLPRAVRQVFWRILLFYVAAILVIGLLIPYTDPHLLRNDVTDISVSPFALIFERAGLLGAASVMNAVVLTSVLSAGNSGMYAATRMLYSLARDGKAPRVFGRISRNGVPLWALLATAAVAALCFFTFVFSPNAVYIWLLNTSGMTGFIAWLGIAISHYRFRRGYVKRGHQLADLPYVSPYFPFGPIFAFVLCLIITLGQNYQAFLHDRIDWGGVVATYIGIPLFLLIWAGYKLVRGSHFVRYRDMQFPIAQKRPPEAPPINTSAPEIA, from the coding sequence ATGTTTAAGGCCTTTTCTTTTTCCTTTTTGCTTTTCTTCCTGCACATTTTTCACTTAAGGAACACGACGTTGGCACGACCCAAACACGAACAGCACCGCGACGGTGGCGAGGCGGGGGCACCGGCCCCGAGTGAGTTGCGTCGCACCTTGTCGGCGCGCCACCTGACAATGATCGCGGTGGGTGGGTCCATCGGGACTGGCTTGTTCGTGGCCTCCGGCGCCACCATTGCGCAGGCAGGGCCCGGCGGCGCACTGCTCGGTTACGTATTGATCGGCCTCATGGTCTACTTTCTGATGACCAGCCTGGGGGAACTGGCAGCCGCCATGCCGGTGTCCGGCTCGTTCTCGACCTACGGCGCGCGCTACGTGGACGAAGGCTTCGGTTTCGCGCTGGGATGGAACTACTGGTACAACTGGGCCGTGACCGTCGCCGTCGATCTCGTGGCGGCCCAACTGGTCATGGCTTACTGGTTCCCAAGCGTGCCGGGCGTCTACTGGAGCGCATTGTTTCTCGCCATCACCTTCGGACTCAACGCATTGTCGGCGCGCGGTTTCGGCGAAGCCGAATTCTGGTTTGCGCTGATCAAGGTGTTCGCCGTGCTGGCCTTCGTGGCAATGGGCGTGATGATGCTGTTAGGCATCATTCGCGGCGGAGAAAGCGGCGGCGTCGCCAACTGGACGGTCGGCGACGCACCGTTCGCCGGCGGTTTCGCGGCGCTGATCGGTGTGGCGATGGTGGTGGGTTTTTCGTTTCAGGGCACCGAACTCATCGGCATCGCCGCAGGCGAATCGAAGGACCCTGCACGCAATCTCCCGCGCGCCGTGCGTCAGGTTTTCTGGCGTATCCTGCTCTTCTACGTCGCGGCAATTCTGGTGATTGGCCTGCTGATTCCGTACACCGATCCCCATCTGCTACGTAACGATGTGACCGACATCAGCGTCAGCCCTTTCGCTCTGATCTTCGAGCGAGCCGGGCTCCTGGGAGCCGCATCCGTCATGAACGCGGTGGTGCTGACCTCCGTGCTTTCGGCGGGTAACTCGGGCATGTACGCAGCGACACGCATGCTCTACAGCCTGGCCCGCGATGGCAAGGCACCTCGCGTTTTCGGCCGCATTTCGCGCAACGGCGTGCCGCTCTGGGCACTGCTGGCAACGGCCGCCGTCGCAGCCCTGTGCTTCTTCACCTTCGTGTTCAGTCCCAACGCCGTCTACATCTGGCTGCTCAACACGTCAGGTATGACAGGCTTCATCGCGTGGCTGGGCATCGCGATCAGTCACTACCGGTTCCGCCGCGGCTACGTCAAACGTGGCCACCAGCTGGCCGATCTGCCCTACGTCTCGCCGTACTTCCCGTTTGGCCCGATCTTCGCCTTCGTGCTCTGCCTGATCATCACCCTCGGCCAGAACTATCAGGCGTTCCTGCACGACAGGATCGATTGGGGCGGCGTGGTCGCGACCTATATCGGTATCCCGCTATTCCTGCTGATCTGGGCAGGCTACAAACTTGTACGCGGGTCGCACTTCGTGCGCTACCGCGACATGCAATTCCCGATCGCGCAGAAGCGCCCGCCGGAAGCCCCGCCGATAAACACATCGGCACCCGAAATTGCCTAG
- a CDS encoding IclR family transcriptional regulator — MGKDSPMFNQSVDKGLAILAAFGARNRQMSLAQIAEAVGITRSSAQRIVFTLDTLGYVTKDPYTRRYELANKVMEIGCNYVAANPLIESANPFLSAMNSTCDETVALTEPCGTNMVYVASFTSRKPIVAHMAIGSRMPMYCTSAGRAYLAGLPDEEARTLLRESEIKPLTPATLLDPETIFAQIVESRARGFSMNFEEYMLGHMNVGAPVYNKHGRAIAAVHIVAPSSRWTREEVTGKLGAMVRECAGAITNAVRAH; from the coding sequence ATGGGCAAGGATTCACCGATGTTCAACCAGTCTGTAGACAAGGGATTGGCGATCCTGGCGGCGTTTGGCGCGCGCAATCGTCAGATGAGCCTCGCGCAAATCGCAGAGGCGGTGGGCATCACACGCAGCTCGGCACAGCGCATCGTGTTCACACTCGACACGCTGGGGTACGTGACCAAGGACCCGTACACGCGACGGTACGAACTGGCCAACAAGGTGATGGAGATCGGCTGCAATTACGTTGCTGCGAATCCGCTGATCGAGAGTGCCAATCCGTTTCTCTCCGCGATGAACAGCACATGCGACGAAACCGTGGCGCTCACGGAGCCGTGCGGTACGAACATGGTCTACGTCGCGTCGTTTACGAGTCGCAAGCCCATCGTCGCGCACATGGCGATCGGCAGTCGCATGCCGATGTATTGCACCTCGGCGGGTCGGGCCTATCTCGCCGGTTTGCCCGATGAGGAAGCTCGCACACTGTTGCGCGAGTCGGAAATCAAGCCGCTCACCCCGGCGACGCTGCTCGACCCGGAGACGATCTTCGCGCAGATTGTCGAAAGCCGTGCGCGCGGCTTCTCGATGAACTTCGAGGAGTACATGCTGGGGCATATGAACGTGGGCGCGCCTGTGTACAACAAGCACGGCCGAGCCATCGCCGCAGTACACATCGTGGCGCCCAGCAGTCGCTGGACGCGTGAGGAAGTGACAGGCAAGTTGGGAGCAATGGTGCGCGAATGTGCGGGCGCCATTACGAACGCCGTACGTGCGCATTGA
- a CDS encoding cupin domain-containing protein: MADSHSRLVRFSAGPLQNPEIGKPRRPMEGDTVFRSMIGFEGNGGRASSGIWESTAGKFRADTTGYIEFGYILEGDCRVVDPDGTVHALRAGDPFVMPEGYKGHWEVDAFVKKVWFVSLTD, translated from the coding sequence GTGGCCGATAGTCATTCGCGTCTGGTGCGCTTTAGCGCGGGGCCCTTGCAGAATCCAGAGATCGGCAAGCCGCGCCGTCCAATGGAAGGCGATACCGTATTTCGCAGCATGATCGGTTTCGAGGGCAACGGCGGCCGGGCGTCGTCCGGCATCTGGGAAAGCACGGCGGGCAAGTTCCGGGCGGACACCACCGGATACATCGAGTTCGGCTACATCCTGGAAGGCGATTGCCGCGTAGTCGACCCTGACGGCACGGTACATGCCCTGCGAGCCGGCGACCCGTTCGTGATGCCAGAAGGCTACAAGGGGCACTGGGAGGTCGACGCCTTCGTGAAGAAGGTCTGGTTCGTCTCGCTGACGGATTGA
- a CDS encoding helix-turn-helix domain-containing protein: protein MSSKPKAVSPQPLSARSAQTPDAAGRLAEDSPDDPAVQASDKELGMRLRAMRTERKFTLKDLAARTNMSIGMLSQIERGVSSPSMRSLRQLCHALGVDGAALFTSAPAQAEDAPSTTEPSEFVVWANQRKPLRLAGSGVTKSRITPSNCASLEAFMMELEPGAASDSNLLVQAGDKVGYVLAGKLRVFIDDTTLVLGPGDTYGFTGNRPYRWENAWDEPTVFMVVNSNHFYV from the coding sequence ATGTCATCGAAGCCGAAAGCCGTCAGTCCCCAACCCTTGAGCGCACGCTCAGCGCAGACCCCCGACGCTGCCGGGCGTCTGGCAGAAGATTCGCCCGACGATCCTGCGGTACAGGCCAGCGACAAGGAGCTCGGCATGCGCCTGCGCGCCATGCGCACCGAGCGCAAGTTCACGCTGAAGGATCTGGCCGCGCGCACCAACATGTCGATCGGCATGCTAAGCCAGATCGAGCGCGGCGTGAGTTCGCCGTCGATGCGCTCGCTGCGTCAGTTGTGCCATGCGCTGGGCGTGGACGGGGCTGCGTTGTTCACGTCGGCCCCGGCACAGGCAGAAGATGCGCCGAGCACGACCGAGCCCAGTGAGTTCGTGGTGTGGGCAAACCAGCGCAAGCCCCTGCGGTTAGCGGGTTCGGGGGTGACCAAATCGCGCATCACGCCGTCGAACTGTGCGTCGCTCGAGGCATTCATGATGGAGCTTGAGCCGGGCGCAGCCTCCGACTCGAATCTATTGGTACAAGCCGGCGACAAGGTGGGATACGTGCTTGCCGGGAAATTGCGCGTGTTCATCGACGACACCACGTTAGTGCTCGGTCCCGGCGACACCTACGGCTTCACGGGCAACCGGCCATATCGCTGGGAAAACGCGTGGGACGAGCCCACGGTGTTCATGGTCGTGAACAGTAACCACTTCTACGTGTGA
- a CDS encoding flavin reductase family protein, whose amino-acid sequence MISTVQVPDFQQAMATFPGGITAVTTRSVDGPIGMIATAVCSVSAEPPSILVCVHKSASVHDAILDAGCFAVNLLSTGHRELVARFAQQQGAERFEPHLWAPLKTGAPTLAGAALTLDCTLLDTHDGYSHTIIVGAVAATKINRSADTGCLLWHGRTFARSSPLTA is encoded by the coding sequence ATGATATCCACCGTGCAGGTTCCCGATTTTCAGCAGGCGATGGCAACGTTCCCCGGCGGCATCACCGCCGTCACAACACGCAGCGTCGACGGCCCTATCGGCATGATCGCCACCGCCGTATGCAGCGTCTCGGCCGAGCCACCGTCGATTCTTGTCTGTGTGCACAAGAGCGCGTCGGTGCACGATGCCATTCTCGACGCCGGTTGCTTCGCCGTGAATCTTCTATCTACCGGCCACCGCGAACTGGTCGCCCGCTTTGCACAGCAGCAGGGCGCGGAGCGTTTCGAGCCACATCTGTGGGCACCGCTCAAAACTGGCGCGCCGACCCTCGCCGGGGCCGCACTCACGCTCGATTGCACGTTGCTCGACACGCACGACGGCTACTCCCACACGATCATCGTAGGCGCCGTGGCTGCCACGAAGATCAATCGCAGCGCCGATACCGGCTGCCTGCTCTGGCACGGCCGCACTTTCGCACGCAGCAGCCCGCTGACAGCATGA
- a CDS encoding hydantoinase/oxoprolinase family protein, producing MKVGVEVGGTFTDLVAHDDGRIRVIKVPSTPASPDIGVLDALRMAGIDFATIEDFAHGSTVATNAVLERKGGKVAFVATQGFRDILFLQRHDRKHIYDLFYKKPSPPVQRRACFEAKERILTDGSVDTALDEARFRSEVLPQLEQGAYDAVAICLLNAYRNPAHELRLAELIRAALPNVTVTCSHQVACEFREYERASTATLSAFVQPVIAGYLGRLTQALEREGFRGRFSVMQSNGGRLPADAMRENAISALFSGPAAGVVGAVRQVVRSGYRNVITFDMGGTSSDVCLVQDSKPTLASETEIDGLPVRTPVLDIVTVGAGGGSLIWIDDGGMLRVGPKSAGAQPGPACYGRGGTEPTITDAHVVLGTVRAEAFLGGQMALDVAAAHRAFDQLAAHFGLSVEAVAHNAVRLANANIVRAIQLVSTERGRDPRDYVLVPFGGAGPMQAAQIAEDLGIGTVVAPPNPGVTSAHGLLASDFIKYETQTYRVQVADDTCDQLRERFARMKADLQAQFEQMAFDQPLEFSFTLEMRYVGQAFEVPIELDAAALAALERKSLSEHFTEAHERIYFHADKTGRPIEVVALRVGATLVTPHVSATASVTGNLDAAPGEPALYDGRNWTPCRRRTVAALGADGAALAGPAVLEDYTTTVLVPAGWQASVDTQSNLILSKGV from the coding sequence ATGAAAGTCGGAGTTGAAGTGGGGGGGACGTTCACGGATCTGGTCGCACATGACGATGGCCGGATTCGCGTCATCAAGGTGCCCAGCACCCCGGCCTCGCCGGATATCGGGGTGCTCGACGCCCTTCGTATGGCGGGCATCGATTTCGCCACGATCGAGGACTTCGCGCACGGTTCGACCGTTGCCACTAATGCCGTGCTCGAGCGCAAGGGCGGCAAGGTCGCTTTCGTCGCGACGCAGGGGTTCCGCGACATCCTGTTCCTGCAACGTCACGATCGAAAGCATATCTACGACCTTTTCTACAAGAAGCCGTCGCCGCCGGTGCAGCGTCGCGCCTGCTTTGAAGCCAAAGAGCGAATCCTGACCGACGGGAGCGTCGACACGGCACTCGACGAAGCGCGCTTTCGCAGCGAAGTGCTTCCGCAACTGGAGCAGGGCGCCTACGACGCCGTCGCCATCTGCCTGCTCAACGCGTACCGCAATCCGGCCCACGAGCTGCGTCTGGCCGAACTGATTCGCGCCGCGTTGCCGAATGTGACGGTGACCTGCTCGCATCAGGTGGCTTGCGAGTTCCGCGAATACGAGCGTGCCAGCACAGCCACGCTCTCCGCTTTCGTACAGCCGGTCATTGCCGGCTATCTGGGTCGCCTGACTCAGGCGCTAGAGCGCGAGGGCTTTCGCGGCCGCTTCTCCGTCATGCAGTCGAACGGCGGCCGTTTGCCTGCCGACGCCATGCGAGAGAACGCCATCAGCGCACTATTCTCGGGGCCGGCCGCTGGCGTGGTCGGCGCCGTGCGCCAGGTCGTGCGTTCCGGTTATCGCAACGTCATCACCTTCGACATGGGCGGCACCAGCTCGGATGTATGTCTCGTGCAAGATAGCAAGCCTACGCTCGCGTCCGAAACCGAGATCGACGGCCTGCCGGTGCGTACGCCTGTCCTCGACATCGTCACGGTCGGCGCCGGTGGCGGCAGCTTGATCTGGATCGACGACGGCGGCATGTTGCGTGTCGGTCCGAAGAGCGCCGGCGCTCAGCCGGGACCCGCCTGTTACGGCCGCGGCGGCACCGAACCGACCATTACGGACGCTCACGTGGTGCTTGGCACGGTGCGGGCGGAAGCATTTCTCGGCGGCCAAATGGCCCTCGATGTGGCCGCCGCGCATCGCGCCTTCGATCAGTTAGCAGCGCACTTTGGTCTGTCGGTCGAGGCAGTCGCCCACAATGCCGTTCGCCTGGCCAACGCCAACATCGTTCGCGCCATCCAGCTCGTGTCGACCGAACGAGGCCGCGACCCGCGTGACTACGTGCTCGTGCCGTTCGGCGGTGCGGGCCCGATGCAGGCCGCTCAGATTGCCGAAGATCTCGGCATCGGCACGGTAGTGGCGCCGCCGAACCCCGGGGTGACGTCGGCCCACGGCCTGCTGGCGTCCGATTTCATCAAGTACGAAACGCAAACGTACCGCGTGCAGGTTGCAGACGACACCTGCGACCAGTTGCGCGAGCGCTTCGCCAGGATGAAAGCGGATCTTCAAGCGCAATTCGAGCAGATGGCGTTCGACCAGCCGCTGGAATTCAGCTTCACGCTTGAAATGCGCTACGTCGGGCAGGCCTTCGAAGTGCCGATCGAACTCGACGCCGCGGCGCTCGCCGCACTTGAGCGTAAGTCGCTGAGCGAGCACTTCACCGAAGCACACGAGCGAATCTACTTCCATGCGGACAAGACGGGGCGTCCGATCGAGGTCGTGGCGCTGCGTGTCGGCGCCACGCTGGTCACGCCTCACGTCAGCGCAACCGCAAGTGTCACGGGCAATCTGGACGCCGCACCGGGTGAACCCGCACTTTACGACGGCCGAAACTGGACGCCATGCCGCCGTCGCACGGTCGCAGCGCTGGGTGCAGACGGCGCGGCGTTGGCCGGCCCGGCGGTGCTGGAGGACTACACCACCACCGTACTCGTGCCGGCGGGCTGGCAGGCCAGCGTGGACACGCAATCCAACCTGATTCTCTCCAAGGGGGTTTGA
- a CDS encoding NAD(P)/FAD-dependent oxidoreductase, whose translation MASVLPKQVDVAIIGAGIIGISTAWALAKAGLRVAVFEKGVIAGEQSSRNWGWIRTVGRDHKELPLAMQAIDLWKEIQARHDVGYRQTGVAYLAESDADMAGYRKWLDKALPLGVPAQLLNREQLPELFNTPSARGWIGALHCPVDGVAEPDRATKAIAALAVAEGAQVFEQTAVRCLDRQGGRASGVVTEQGRVAADAVVLAGGAWSRLFCGNTGVDFPQLKVHASVLRTTPMDAGLDLAVNGKDFTCRKRADGGYSVSQLGASVADLTPDSIRLCRQFFPAWLSEKKYLKLRVGKRFLDELMMPTRFGAEGPTPFEAHRTLDPSPGMKSIGVALDKLKQAFPAFGPAQIAHAWAGFIDVTPDAIPVISGVDDVPGFFLASGFSGHGFGIGPAAGALMADLVQGNTPRVDPYAFRLSKYTRH comes from the coding sequence ATGGCTAGTGTTCTCCCCAAACAGGTCGATGTCGCAATCATCGGCGCGGGCATCATCGGAATAAGCACAGCATGGGCGCTGGCGAAAGCCGGTCTTCGCGTGGCGGTGTTTGAAAAGGGTGTCATTGCGGGCGAACAATCGTCGCGCAACTGGGGCTGGATTCGCACGGTCGGGCGCGATCACAAGGAGTTGCCGCTCGCCATGCAGGCTATCGACTTGTGGAAAGAGATTCAGGCCCGGCATGATGTCGGCTATCGCCAGACCGGCGTGGCGTATCTGGCCGAGTCCGACGCGGACATGGCCGGCTATCGCAAGTGGCTCGACAAAGCGTTGCCGCTGGGTGTGCCGGCGCAATTGCTGAACCGCGAGCAACTGCCGGAGTTGTTCAACACACCGTCGGCGCGTGGCTGGATCGGCGCACTGCATTGTCCCGTGGACGGCGTGGCCGAGCCCGATCGTGCTACCAAGGCGATTGCGGCGCTGGCCGTGGCCGAGGGTGCGCAAGTGTTCGAGCAGACTGCCGTGCGTTGTCTCGACCGGCAGGGGGGACGCGCAAGTGGTGTCGTAACCGAGCAGGGCCGCGTAGCTGCCGATGCCGTGGTGTTGGCCGGTGGCGCCTGGTCGCGCCTGTTCTGCGGCAATACGGGGGTGGACTTCCCGCAGTTGAAAGTGCACGCCTCGGTTTTGCGAACCACACCCATGGACGCCGGGCTGGATCTCGCCGTCAACGGGAAAGACTTCACGTGCCGCAAGCGTGCCGATGGCGGATATTCGGTGTCGCAACTTGGCGCATCGGTCGCCGACCTCACACCCGACAGCATTCGGCTGTGCCGCCAGTTCTTCCCGGCGTGGCTCTCGGAAAAGAAGTACCTGAAACTGCGTGTCGGCAAACGCTTTCTCGACGAATTGATGATGCCTACGCGCTTTGGCGCCGAAGGTCCCACGCCGTTCGAAGCGCATCGCACGCTCGATCCGTCCCCCGGGATGAAATCGATCGGTGTAGCGCTCGATAAGCTCAAGCAAGCGTTCCCGGCATTTGGACCAGCGCAGATCGCGCACGCATGGGCCGGCTTTATCGACGTGACGCCCGATGCGATTCCTGTGATCTCTGGCGTCGACGATGTGCCGGGATTCTTCCTTGCCTCCGGCTTTTCGGGTCATGGCTTCGGCATCGGTCCGGCCGCAGGTGCGCTGATGGCCGACCTCGTGCAAGGCAACACGCCGCGGGTAGATCCCTACGCCTTCCGCCTGTCGAAGTACACCAGACATTGA
- a CDS encoding quinone oxidoreductase family protein, with protein sequence MTSSPAPHASSRPVVQVALAEYGNVSQLKVGEAALPAPAAGEVQIRHTAIGVNFVDIYHRTGRYALPALPAVLGVEASGVVEAVGPGVESLHPGQRVAYAGLPAGSYASARNLAADRVIPLPDDIDDDVAASLLLRGITAHMLSAYVYPIKAGDTVLIHAAAGGLGLVMVQWAKALGARVIGTVGSTAKAELAKAHGLDEVILYREQDFGAAILSMTDGRGVDYAIDGIGGTTLVETLGTVRPFGVVASVGQVSGDPAPIDLSLLGPARSISLSRPSVFRFVSDPVRYREGGLATFERLRKGLKAKIGTVLPLAQAAEAQRRLERGETSGSILLRP encoded by the coding sequence ATGACTTCCAGCCCCGCACCCCATGCCTCCTCACGCCCCGTGGTTCAGGTAGCGTTGGCAGAGTACGGTAACGTCTCGCAATTGAAAGTCGGCGAAGCGGCACTGCCCGCTCCCGCCGCCGGCGAGGTTCAGATTCGCCACACGGCAATCGGCGTCAACTTTGTGGACATCTATCACCGCACCGGCCGCTATGCGCTGCCAGCGCTGCCCGCAGTGCTGGGTGTCGAAGCGTCGGGTGTCGTCGAAGCCGTGGGGCCGGGTGTCGAATCGCTGCACCCGGGGCAACGCGTTGCGTACGCTGGCCTGCCGGCCGGAAGCTATGCGAGTGCGCGAAATCTCGCCGCCGATCGGGTGATTCCGCTGCCCGACGACATTGACGACGATGTCGCCGCCAGCCTCCTGTTGCGCGGAATTACCGCTCACATGCTGAGCGCCTATGTCTACCCCATCAAGGCTGGCGACACAGTGCTGATTCACGCGGCCGCCGGCGGACTCGGTCTGGTCATGGTGCAGTGGGCCAAAGCGCTGGGCGCGCGTGTCATCGGCACGGTCGGTTCGACCGCAAAGGCCGAATTGGCGAAAGCGCATGGTCTGGACGAGGTGATTCTCTATCGAGAACAAGATTTCGGCGCCGCGATATTGTCGATGACCGACGGCCGTGGCGTCGACTACGCCATCGACGGAATTGGCGGGACCACACTCGTCGAGACTTTGGGCACGGTTCGCCCGTTCGGCGTGGTCGCCAGCGTGGGTCAGGTGAGCGGCGACCCGGCTCCCATCGACCTGTCTTTGCTCGGTCCCGCCCGCTCGATTTCACTGTCTCGCCCCAGCGTCTTTCGCTTCGTGTCCGATCCGGTTCGCTATCGCGAAGGGGGACTGGCCACGTTCGAGCGCTTGCGAAAAGGACTCAAGGCCAAGATCGGTACCGTGCTGCCTCTCGCGCAGGCAGCCGAAGCGCAGCGACGTCTCGAAAGGGGGGAAACGAGCGGCTCGATACTCCTGCGTCCCTGA